Genomic segment of Vulpes lagopus strain Blue_001 chromosome 7, ASM1834538v1, whole genome shotgun sequence:
GAGTCCTAAGACTCtagaaactgaggcactgggGCCTCAGGGAGTGGGGAAGGCTGTAATTGGAGCCCACCTAAGGAGGATGGGATCGCAGAGAGGGCAACTGGGGCTGATCGGCGGACCCAAGGGTCTtggggtggaggatggagggagaggacCTGGAGAGGTAGACGCGAGGCGCTGAGACCAGGAGTCCTGGGAAGAGGGAGGCCGGCGAGAGGGGGCTAGGGCGGGGTGGGCGGGCCTGGGAGGAGACCAGAACCTGGGCCAGGGACGCGACCCCGGAGGCCCGGGCGCGGGAGGCGACGCCAAGCTGAGTCGGCGGGCACCTCTCCGCCTCTGCCCGCAGCCCGGGGGACCCGCTCCTCTCTGCCCGCAGGCTGGGGTCCGGTtcagccccctccccagcgcACCCCGCCCGGCGCCGCGATGACCGTCACGTACACGGCCCGCGTGGCCAATGCGCGCTTCGGCGGCTTCTcgcagctgctgctgctgtggcgCGGGAGCATCTACAAACTTCTGTGGCGCGAGCTGGTCTGTTTCCTCGGGCTCTACATGGCGCTGAGTGCCGCCTACCGGTGAGGCGGCCCTGGGGCGGGGCTtgcgggggggggctggggggcctgggggtgcgtccaggggagagagaggctcTCCTGTGACCCCATACCCCCTCCCTCGCAGCTTCGTGCTGACCGAAGAGCAGAAGCGCTACTTCGAGAAGCTCGTCATTTACTGTGACCAGTATGCCAGTCTCATCCCGGTCTCTTTCGTGCTGGGTGCGTTCGCTCCTGAGTTCTCCATTCCCCTAATGCTGAGAGACCCATTCCCAGGTTTTTTGGAGACCCCATTCCTCAAAAGACCCCCCCAACCAAATCCGACCTCAACAGACCCCCATTTCTGCATCTTTCATGCCAGGTGTGGCCCCAATTTCCAGAGACCTTGGATATCACCTGGTTACAGTAAGCCACGAGAGCTCCGTGCCACCCATAGGCTTATCCCTAGTCATCTCAGGGTCTCCCACCTGTGTCTGCATGAGACTACTAATGGCTCCCTACATGCCCTGGGCCCCCAAGGAGCCCTTCAGTGACCCCATAGGACTCCATCCTCTCAAGTCCAGCCCAGAGGACATTTCTGACAAGTCAGTGACCCCCAGCCTGCTGTTTCAGGTCCCCAGGCTCCCGACGGGGTGGCTCCCTGTGGCCAGGGTGACAACCTGCCGATGTGTCCCTAACATAGGCCCTGTGTCTCCACCTCCATACTGAGATCCGAATCCCACATCCCAGGTGACAAATAGCCGGGGTGACCCAGCCTGCTCCAGCCTCCTTGACCAGAGTGCTGGACCCGCAAGTTCCCAGCCCAGGTGGTCCCGCCAGGGGGGTGGGTGAGAAGCCTTCCTGGTGTCTCTGTTGCAGACCCTCTTATCCTCCCTCTTCCCACGACCTGGCCCTAGTATCCGCACTTAGTCCCGCATTCCTGACTCTGCCGCAGGTTTCTATGTGACGCTAGTGGTGCATCGCTGGTGGAATCAGTACCTGTGCATGCCGCTGCCCGACGCGCTCATGTGCGTGGTGGCAGGCACGGTGCACGGACGCGACGAGCGAGGCCGCCTCTACCGGCGCACGCTCATGCGCTACGCGGGGCTGTCAGCTGTGCTGATCTTGCGCTCCGTCAGCACCGCGGTCTTCAAGCGCTTCCCCACCGTAGACCATGTAGTGGAGGCGGGTGAGGTTCCGGCCCGAAGCAGGGCGGGGTGAggccggaggggggggggggcgggagggggggcgaGTAACCCACCCACCTcccgccaccccaccccaacaGGGTTTATGACCCGCGAGGAGCGCAAGAAGTTCGAGAACCTGAATTCGTCCTACAACAAGTATTGGGTGCCCTGCGTCTGGTTCTCCAACCTGGCTGCGCAGGCCCGGCGCGAGGGCCGCATCCGCGACAACAGCGCCCTTAAACTGCTGCTCGAGGTGGGCCCGCCAGGAGGTCATTCATACAAAATTTCGGGGAAATTACATGTCCCTGGAATCGTGTCAGATGGTGACCTGCCACACGCCTCCCATGGGGCAGATTCCCAACACCCCTACCGAGCAGCCCCAGGTGCACACTTACCTCTAGGGGGCCGACTCCCAGGCACCTAGTGACCCTACCCCAGATGTACACTCACCACTAAATACTCTCCCTGGAGACCCAGAAGCACACACCCACAGCCCACCAGGTAACCACACACCTCCATCCCAAGTTCCCACACCTAATACCCCTGTGAGAGCTCACCATTCAGGCGCTCTCATGACTTGCATCTGCACCCAGGAGCTGAATGTGTTTCGGGGCAAGTGTGGAATGCTCTTTCACTACGACTGGATCAGCGTACCCCTTGTCTATACCCAGGTAACCCTGCCGTGCCTCCGTTTAAATCTGGCTTCAAAGGCCCTGTGGTGCTGGTCTCAAAGGGAGACTGAGGGCCAGCTAAGACCCCATATCAATGATGTCCTATCCCAGTCCTGGTCTCTCCAAGGCCTCCTGAGACCGGGAGAACTCTGACCTGGTGACCCATCCCCCAGGTGGTGACCATAGCTGTGTACAGCTACTTCCTGGCCTGCCTCATTGGTCGCCAGTTCCTGGACCCAGCTCAGGGCTACCAAGGTCACAGCCTGGACCTGTGCGTGCCCATCTTCACCCTGCTGCAGTTCTTCTTCTATGCAGGCTGGCTCAAGGTGGGTGGGGCCCCGGGGGTAGGGACTCGAGGccgtgggaggagggagggggcgggaggaTAGGCCTCTACCTAATTatccccccctcctccttcagGTAGCGGAGCAACTCATCAATCCTTTTGGAGAGGACGACGATGACTTTGAGACCAACTTTCTGATCGACCGCAACTTCCAGGTGAGGCTCGGTGCCGACCACCCCCGGGCTCCCAAATCAGCCTTAGCCCTACCCCCGCCAGCACGTGCCCAGGCCTGGACCCTGAACCATCCTTCTTCCTTTGGTCACCATACTCCTAACCCAGCCTGAGGGGTCCACCCCGCGGTGCCCGAGCTTTGCCAAGGTCCACCCTGCACCGCACGTCCACGCCTGCAGGTGTCAATGCTGGCCGTGGACGAGATGTACGACGACCTGGCCATGCTGGAGAAGGATCTGTACTGGGATGCAACCGAGGCTCGCGCCCCCTACACCGCAGCCACTGCGTTCCTGCTGCAGCAGCCCTCCTTCCAGGGCTCCACCTTCGATATCACGTGAGCcggagggatgggggggggggctcctggagGAGGGGCTTATGGCCCTGCGGGGATTATCCGATGGGAGGGGCTATGGGGATGCTAGGACGGGCTAAAGGCTAACTGGCGACTTGGAGCAAAGACCTAAAATCTGAGAGGCctagaatgggggggggggtagggggcagggatCCGGGTCAAGGTCTGGGACCGGGCCACTAATTGGGGGCCAAGCTAAGGGCTAAGGTCTCTGAGGATTGAATGGGCGGCCAGAGGCAGTGCCGGAGACGGAGTCACCACTGAGGCTTGCAGGCCTAAATTTGAGCTTAGCCAAAGCCAGAGGataaaagcaggctctctggagAAGGGCCAAGGTCTTTGGGGATAAATGGGACAAAGGGGTGGGTGGAACCAGGAAAATCAGCGTTTCTCGGTCCCACTCTTGTCAGTCAAGGAGACGGGCGAGGTCGCAACGCTGAACTACTGTCCGTCCGACAGGCTGGCCAAAGAGGACATGCAGTTCCAGCGGCTGGACGGCGTGGACGGGCCGCTGGGCGACGCGCACGGCGACTTTTTGCAGCGCCTCCTGCCGGTGGGGGCGGGCGTGACCGCAGGAGGCCTGCTGGGCCGGCGTCTGTCCTTGATGCGCCGCAAGAACAGCTGCGTGTCCGAGACGTCCACAGCCACCAGCTGCGCGTGCGCAGGCGCCCCCGACGGCGCGGCCCCGGAGTGCGGTTGCGGGGACCCGCTGGTGGACGCCGGCCTGCGGGAGCCAGAGCCGGAGCTCCCAGCTGGCCCCGAGCTGCCCGTCCTGgggcccgccgccgccgagccCTTCACCACTGTGTCTATGCCCGCGCCCCGGGGGCCGGctccaccctggctgcccagccCCATTGGCGAGGAGGAGGAGAGTCTAGCCTGAGGCCCTCAGGCCCAGGACCCCCAAGGACAGGGACACTAACTCGGACAGGGCACGCAGGCAGCAGTACGGGTCTGCATAAGCCGCGTGTGGACTCCACCGGTTCCCGCTTCCTGCGCACCAGCCTTCACGTCTGGCACTGGGGCTTGGAGCGCCCCCCGTGGGGCAGGCACAGGGCTAAGGGTGGGGGgagtctttcagtttctttaacaGCCCGTCGTCCCCACCAGCTCCACTTCCCTCCCTCAGCTGCCTTGATTCTTTCCTTAAAATGGAGATGTGAGTGCCTACCTCAGTGAGTTGTGGGGATGAAGTAACGGTCTTGAAAGTGTTGATAcgtaataggtgctcaataaaatgtTAGTGGTTTTTATCCAAACATTATTAGGCTAACTTCCTGCCATGGAATCCAGCTAAATAAGATTCGAGAATTCTTCCAGATTCGTTGGTCGAAGCCTGCTCCCTTGTTCCCAAACTCTGCCCTCTGAAGTGACCCCTTCAGTGTCCTTGGCTTTACTCATTCATTAATGTACATGCCAGTCCCCAGACCACAGCCTCCTCCTGTCAGTCTTGTTTTATGATTCTGCAAGCAGCTACCCTGCCCCAAGTCCCTGCATTCTCCCCTACTGCTTCAGAGCTTTAGGTCTTAATTCAATCATATGGTGCTGACTCCTGAATTTAGAAGTCCAGCCAGGATCCCTCTCCAGATTCTAGACCCAGAGAGCCACCTGTCTCCTCAATTATCTCCACATGGCACATTGAACAGAACATGCCACCAAACCAGGTCCCTATTGGCTCCCCAACCTGCCCCAACCTGTTAGCTTTTGTCCTAACAGCTGATAGGCCCAAATCTGGGAGTCCTCTCCAACTGTTTCTCTTACCTCTGTATGTCAACCCAGCAGCAAATCCCGTCAGCTCTGTCTTCAAATTGTATCCAGAATCCAACCATTTCCCATTCCTCTAGGGCCCACACCTTAGAGCCCCCTATGTCACCCACCCACCTGGACCAAGGACACTGCCCTGGTGTCCCAGCTCTGGCCATAACCACCCCCAGTCTGTTCCTTCCACAGCCAAAGAGACCCTATGAACACCTGAGTCAGGTAACGTCCCTCCTTTCCTTAGAACCCTATGT
This window contains:
- the BEST2 gene encoding bestrophin-2, which codes for MTVTYTARVANARFGGFSQLLLLWRGSIYKLLWRELVCFLGLYMALSAAYRFVLTEEQKRYFEKLVIYCDQYASLIPVSFVLGFYVTLVVHRWWNQYLCMPLPDALMCVVAGTVHGRDERGRLYRRTLMRYAGLSAVLILRSVSTAVFKRFPTVDHVVEAGFMTREERKKFENLNSSYNKYWVPCVWFSNLAAQARREGRIRDNSALKLLLEELNVFRGKCGMLFHYDWISVPLVYTQVVTIAVYSYFLACLIGRQFLDPAQGYQGHSLDLCVPIFTLLQFFFYAGWLKVAEQLINPFGEDDDDFETNFLIDRNFQVSMLAVDEMYDDLAMLEKDLYWDATEARAPYTAATAFLLQQPSFQGSTFDITLAKEDMQFQRLDGVDGPLGDAHGDFLQRLLPVGAGVTAGGLLGRRLSLMRRKNSCVSETSTATSCACAGAPDGAAPECGCGDPLVDAGLREPEPELPAGPELPVLGPAAAEPFTTVSMPAPRGPAPPWLPSPIGEEEESLA